A part of Girardinichthys multiradiatus isolate DD_20200921_A chromosome 12, DD_fGirMul_XY1, whole genome shotgun sequence genomic DNA contains:
- the ankrd13a gene encoding ankyrin repeat domain-containing protein 13A: MSTASISEDIRGKFPLHSAVWENDYRKLEQQIGLQQDDIEAVDPRGRTPLHLAVSLGHLELVRVLLRHGASVTKENAKTWTVLQEAVSTGDPEMVQLVLQRRDYLKASTALGGVPELLLKIKESPDFYMEMKWEFTSWIPLLSRICPSDVCRIWKSGACLRVDATLLGFDNMTWIRGRRSYIFKGDDSHAELMEVNHEDGVVDTERFNISQEMEDVTLESMQPAEQEVAKRLTTPIVNTYLDTKDIAFERCKSGILGWRTDKTEVVNGFEAKVFSVNNVNVVIRTRTEHLTDEEKARIKSERNVLESLLGTVEQHISAQGNLTLEYATATNPTAITPEEYFNPDFDLGNRDIGRPIELTIRTQKFKGTLWMSEEHPLSLVEQVTPIIDLMARTSSHFARLRDFVTLKFPPGFPVKIEIPLFHVLNARITFGNVNKCRTEEEAASPEENDAAAAPTPFQVCPSVFEVPQSYHRRGVSRHVPMSNNDDDLLQYAIHQSLLDSQRGSGQEESWSDANGELPQAMTGSQSDRSIPEGVLVDFGDNVSPASSPSTSSQDSDLRLAMELSAQAQEEEEKMRKQEEEELERILQLSLTEK, translated from the exons ATGTCCACGGCTAGCATTAGCGAAGACATCCGAGGGAAGTTTCCCCTTCATTCCGCAGTTTGGGAGAACGACTACAGGAAACTGGAACAGCAAATAGGATTACAGCAG gatGACATCGAGGCTGTTGACCCCAGGGGTCGGACACCTTTGCACCTGGCCGTGTCGCTTGGACACCTGGAGTTAGTGAGAGTTCTTCTGAGGCATGGTGCTTCAGTGACAAAAGAAAATGCCAAGACTTGGACAG TGCTGCAGGAAGCCGTCAGCACCGGAGACCCAGAAATGGTTCAGTTAGTGCTTCAGCGTAGAGACTACCTCAAGGCCTCCACTGCTCTGGGAGGAGTTCCTGAGCTGCTGTTGAAGATCAAGGAG TCTCCAGACTTTTACATGGAAATGAAGTGGGAATTCACCAGCTGGA TACCTCTTCTGTCCCGAATTTGTCCAAGTGATGTCTGTCGCATTTGGAAAAGTGGTGCCTGCCTGCGAGTGGATGCCACCCTTCTGGGTTTCGACAACATGACCTGGATTAGAGGTCGTAGGAGTTACATCTTCAAAGgagatg atTCCCACGCCGAGCTGATGGAGGTGAACCACGAGGACGGCGTAGTCGACACAGAACGCTTCAACATATCCCAAGAAATGGAAGACGTCACGTTGGAGTCGATGCAGCCAGCAGAACAGGAAGTCGCCAAAAGGTTGACAACACCTATTGTCAACACCTACTTGGACACAAAGGATATTGCTTTTGAAAG ATGCAAGTCTGGGATTTTGGGCTGGAGAACTGACAAAACAGAAGTGGTCAATGGGTTTGAAGCAAAG gtTTTCAGTGTGAACAACGTAAACGTGGTCATCAGGACGAGGACGGAGCATTTAACAGACGAGGAGAAAGCCAGGATTAAAA GTGAAAGGAATGTTTTAGAGTCTTTGCTGGGGACTGTGGAGCAGCACATAAGTGCACAGGGG AACTTAACTCTGGAGTATGCCACAGCCACAAACCCCACCGCAATCACTCCAGAGGAATATTTTAATCCCGACTTTGACCTGGGTAACAGAGACATCGGCCGTCCCATTGAACTGACTATTCGAACGCAGAA GTTCAAAGGAACACTGTGGATGAGTGAGGAGCATCCTCTGTCCCTGGTGGAGCAGGTGACCCCCATCATTGACCTCATGGCACGAACCAGTTCCCATTTTGCACGATTGAGAGACTTTGTAACCCTTAAGTTTCCCCCTGGATTTCCAGTTAAAATAG aGATTCCCCTGTTTCATGTGCTGAATGCCAGGATTACATTTGGTAATGTGAACAAATGTCGCACCGAAGAGGAGGCAGCATCTCCGGAAGAAAACGACGCAGCTGCAG CTCCAACTCCATTTCAGGTATGCCCCTCAGTGTTCGAGGTACCTCAGAGTTATCACCGCAGAGGGGTCAGCCGCCACGTGCCAATGTCCAACAATGATGACGACCTTCTGCAGTATGCCATCCATCAGAGCCTCCTCGACTCTCAAAGAGGCTCAGGCCAG GAGGAGAGCTGGAGTGATGCTAATGGAGAACTTCCACAGGCAATGACAGGCAGCCAGAGCGACAG AAGTATCCCAGAGGGGGTGCTGGTCGACTTTGGAGACAACGTCAGCCCCGCTAGCTCTCCTTCCACTTCCAGCCAGGACTCAGACCTACGCCTGGCCATGGAGCTCTCTGCTCAAGCtcaagaagaggaggagaagatgaggaagcaggaggaggaggagctggagcggATATTGCAGCTATCGCTCACTGAGAAGTGA